The nucleotide window CCAGAGGATCAGGCACGGCACTGGCGGCGGCTACCTATTGTTCTTTCCCCGTCTGCAACTCCCCAATGTCAGGCAGTTATTTTGTCACATGCAAGATGTAAAACAAACTAGGATGCGTCTAGCGGGCAAACAGCTGCCCTTTAGCGCTGCGTGGCGGCCGGCTATTTTAAAATTTTTTTGTCCCCTTTCCTAATTAATCATTCTAATTAAAAAAGTTTTTCATCTGGATTTTAAATGTCTGCACAACCATCCCTTCGGTGCATGCGTTTTATTCTTTCATGTATTTAATTCGTGGCTTCAAAAACTAAAAAAGCATAATTTTTAATCCGCTTGTCGGAATTAAGATCCGTTTTCACCGCTGGAATCCACGCGACGTGCTCTTCAAAACTAGATACCGCATGGGGATGTTTCGACGAACTAGTcttcctgccaactaaacatcaatgtgtgtgcaactagattAGATTGCCGCGCCAACTGAGTATATGCGTGTGTGCCAAAAAAagtcctgccaactaaacatcaatgtggtgtgcaactagactacattgccgcgccaactgagcatatgtgtgtgcaactagtgtcctgccaactaaacatcaatgtgtgcGCAACTAGACTAAATTACAAGCCAACCGAGcatatgtgtgtgcaactagtcttcctgccaactaaacatcaatgtgtgtgcaactagactacattacaagccaactaaacatcaatgtgtgtgcaactaaaCTACATTACAAGAGGAGGTTACACATCGAGTTTCGTCGAGGCAATAGACTAGTTGCACATCAAAGTTGTCGTGGTTGCTAGGTTGCAACCTCATACGAAGGTGCAGCTTCAAACATtagttttgaaaaaaagttgCACGATGTAGTAATAAAGTTGCACAATACAGTAATAGAGTTGCACAATATAGCATCAAAGTTGGCATCAAAAAAATTTCGTCAAAACATACCCATGCGGGATCTAGTTTCAAAGATCTCGTCGCGAGGATTCTAATAATGAAAACGGATCTAAATTCCGAAgcacggtttaaaagatatggctATTTAAAAATTTGAAAACCCGAATAAATGGACATGCGCATCCATGGAATAATGCGGTGTCTTGCCCATATGACCATCCTAGTAGTACATGCCACGTCACGAATAAAGACAAAATTTAGACCACAAAACTACATGCATGCGTGCGTAAGACCAGCCGCTCGTTTTCTCTAATTAGTGTGTATGCACCTTTTAGAATTTAGGAAGACACGTACAGAACATGCTTACGAGCATCAGACCACAACCGAAATAAAATATTCGTGAATAATTTCTTTTAACAAGGTATAATAAAGATGCCTACATACACACACATATCACCGTTATGAACGCACCCACAAGCCAAGACATTGGATGCATGTGTAGTCGACAACATGGTGTCTCCACTGGAGGACGTCACTTGTCGCACACTTACTATACGGACgaacacacatgcatgtgtagtTGCACTGCAAGCAAACGTAGCTACGCCAGGGCGGCCGGGACGAAGGGCGTGGCGATGAGCATcagcggcgtgcggcggcgcacGCCGAGGCCACGAGCCTCCTCCATGTCGACCTCGGAAACGCCTTCCGGCAGCGACCAGTCAAAGTGGTAGAGCAGACCGACGAGGGCAAGTTCCATGACGGCGAGCGCGTAGTTGATGCCGGGGCACATCCTGCGGCCGGCGCCGAACGGGACGAACTCGAAATTGTTGCCGGTGAAGTCCACGGCGCCGTCCTCAAACCGCTCGGGCTGGAACTCCTCGGCGTCCTTCCAGTACGCCGGGTCCCGTCCGATGGCCCACACGTTGATGACGACGCGCGACTTGGCAGGGACCGTGTACCCTTGCAGCTCGCAGCTGCCAATGCTCTCCCGGGGCACCAGCAGGGGCCCCGGCGGGTGCAGCCGGAGCGCCTCCTTGATCACCAGCTTCAAGTACCGGAGGTTGCTCTCCTGCAGGTCGGCCTCCGTCACCACGGACTTACCCTTGAACGCCTCCCGGATTTGGCCCTGCAACTTCTTCATCACCAGCGGGTTCCGCATCAGCTCCGACATCCCCCACTCCATCGACGACCCTGCCGTCCCCGTGCCTGCCGCGAACATGTCCAGGATGACGGCCTTGATCCTGCTGTTGTCGAGCTCGAACCCAAGGCCGCCTCCCTCCTGCAGGCCGATGAGCACGTCAATGAGGTTCTCGTCCACCTTCTCGGTGCCGCCGACCTTCATCTTGTCAGCGCGGGCGGCGTTCCTCTCGTTGATCATCTCCTCCAGGAATGCGTCCACCGTCCTGTGGACGCCCTGGAGCCTGCGCTTCATGCCGGTGAGTGCGGCGAGCACTGCCGTCCACTCTGGGAAGAGGTCGGGGATGTCGAAGCCGCTCGCCAGGCGCACCCCGGACGTGACGGCGGCCAGGAACTCTGGCGACTTCTTCGGCGTCCTCCCGAATGCCGCCCGCGCAATGATGCTGTTGGTCAGGCCGTGGAACATGACGCTCAGGTTCACGGGTTTCGACGGCCCTGCCTGCCGGATCTCATCCACCCGCATCCTCATCTGAAGGAATAAATGACCCATCGAATTAAACATATTGTTCAAGGCCGTCAATCCATAACATATTGTTTAAATTGTGggctttttaaaaaaaaaatcacCGGCGGATGCAAATCTTATTGTTCTGGAGGCGTTCATATGGATTGGACTCCTGACGAACATTCGCTAGATAACATTCCTGATAGTTCAGTTGTAAATCTTGTTGTGACCGAAAGCATTTCGCAACACAGATATAATTaaacagttttgctaaagcacatctagataaGTCAATTTTCTAGAAAGTTAGATTTATAACATTTGGAAAGACCGACATAAAAGTCATACTTGTGGTACTTATAAGTTTCTTTTACGCTAACCGAGCCTCGAATTTTACTTCGACTAAGTTGATTTGTCCTCCAGCTTTCTAACAGCCAgccttttgtttttctttttcctcCAGCTTTCTTTGTCCTCAAACCATTCCACATCCCGTTCTTCTCTTTGGCGTGCCTCGCTGCCGTCCGCTGCACCGTCCCCGCCTCCGACGAGGGCGATGTCTAATCCGGCCCGGAATATACTATAAGCCCTTCTCCCCCTACCAAGGTTAATTTTTTGATGATTTCAAGGGTGGGCGAACATGTTGCTCAAAACAATTTGGTTGGTTTAAATTTATGTGTAAAAAGAACTTGGATCGTTGAATATTCACATCTATTTCAGTACCACAGCAATAGGTCAGTTTTCTTCTTAATTCAGCATCTAAAGTTCGAATCAGTTGCTAGCTGATTAACGAATTAACCATCATGACCGAAATGGTGTTTCGTCCATTCTGTGCTACATTTTTTTTCTTGCTAGCTGTTCAAATTTAAAGTTGTTCAAGGTCAAACAAAAATTTCGTTGATTTGTCTGAAACAATTTTCAAAATTTCGACCTATCATTTCGAAACTCCAAACCTTGCCCCTACCCACACATGTCCACCCTCGGAGTCACCTCCACCTGAGATGCCACATCGTCTCTGGCTTTGACTCGTTCCCGGCATGACCACACAGAGCCCCGCCTCGCCTCACCTCTTCTTCCTTCTCCCACGAAATCAACTTACTCAAATTGCAAATTTAGACAACTTGCATATAGCCGTTGTGCACGTGACTCTATTGTCTTGTGTTGCTTAGAGCTTACTCTGGCGTGTTTAATTTTGTTGCCACGTTTAATTAACTAGTAATTAGTAAGTTCAATATTCAAGAGCACCCCTTGCAGAAAGTATCATACTATAGTATATTACTACTACATCATATATAGAAAGTATTATACTACAAATTTTCAATCTCTATATATTAGGGGGTCCGGGAACCTCAATCGCATGAAGGATATTTTTATGACCGAAAACCCCAAACACACGCATGGAAAACCCGTTTTAACCCCCAAATATCCATTTCTGAGCCCAGACTCATCTGCACCTGTGCTGGAAAAAATCAAAACAAACactagaaaaattcaaaaaattctaaaTTGTTTTGCATGGTAGATAATTTGGTACGTGAGGTCCGCTCCAATTTTTAGATCATTTGGACATCCAAGAAGCTCTCggcaaaaaataaataaatctgGGGTCTGTAAAAAAGTTTATTGTTCATGTACTGCTCTAACcctatttgtcttttttgctaaGAGCTACTCATATGTTCAAATAATCTCAAAAAATTAGTGGACCTCACGCAATAAATTATCTATCATgcaaaaaaatcagaattttctATGAATCATTTTCTGACCGGGTGCCGATGAGTCTGGGCACCGAATCGCTACACTCTTTTAACCCCTCCTTGTATGTGAGTTTTTGCTAAGAAGCCGAAGATAAACTATGTGACTTGTAGTAGTAGCCTCCGCAAGTGGGGGCGGAAGCATTGAAGGACTTCTTTGTTGGTGGTGCTCCTTTGGGTACTGAGGTGTGATTTTTCAGGTTGAAAACCCAAGGTCTGGTTTTTATTGGTTGTGCCTGGCAGTGACCTCATTGAAGGCATTGGTTTGTGAGCGCGGTCTTTCTTCAGGATCAAAACCTACGATTTTTGATCGGGCAACGACAACGCTTGTGCATTGTTTTCTTTTTGGATGCGTTGCTTTTTAAAAACTTTCTTTCTAGACGGGTTGTTGTCTTTTGTGGTGGTTAGAGTGTTACTACTGCGGGTGATTGATTGCCGTGGCAGGGTCatttttctcctttttctatttttattttttttagcTGTGTGCCTCCTGAatattttatgcatcttgttGGTGCAGAGGCTGAGTGTAATTAGTATCTAATTGACAtcaatatattttatttttaaaGCAAAATTGTATCAGCATGCATGGGCGCACGTAATAAGAGCTACATACATACCTCGTCCTCCCTAATGTGGCGGAAGGAGAGCACGCGCTTGGGGCCTAGGATCTCGGCGGCGCAGAGCTGGCGGAGTTTGCGCCAGTAGTCGCCGGAGGGAGAGAAGAGGATGTCGGACGACTGGTAGGTGACGATCTCGGCGGCGAGGATCTTTGGCCGCGTGGCGAAGTTAGCGTCGTGGGTCCTGAGCACCAGCCGCGCCGTCTCCCTAGACGAGACCACCAGCAGTGGCGTCTGCCCAAGCTGCAGCATCATGAGTGGGCCATGCGCGCGGGCCAGATCCCTCAGCGCATGGTGCGGCAGCACGTTCATGAGGTGGTGCATGCTGCCGATCACCGGTAGCTTCCACGGCCCTGGCGGCGCCCTCTCCCTCACCGGGTTCAGGGCCACCCTCAGCACCTGCAGCAGCgcaaccgccaccgccgccagcaCCAGCGATTGGACATACAGCTCGTCCATGGTTGTGTTACCTAGAAGTGCCGGTATAATTGTTGTGGCCAAGAGATGGAGCTGGTTGCTCTGCTGCTCGTAGTCCTACTCGTAGGGGTAATATATAGGGCAAGAGGGCGATGGAGGATACGTTGGAAGCAATCGGTTTCGGATGGTGATACGGGGCCATGAGTTCTTTGTGAGCTGTTATGTTAAGCCAAGGGGAAGATGTGCAAGCACGTTCTACGTTTTGTGTGTCATTGTGTTGGGGGCATTTCTCTTTCATGTTtgctattattattatttttgcgAATCACGTTTGCTATTAATACTGATGACCGATTTTCTTTTCTTTAGACGAGGAAACAGATTAACCCGAGCAGATGGAGGGCCCTAGATTAGACAGGCACTCGAGACGCGCACCAACCAGTCGTCGGGTGGCTGGGAGTACAATGGTATTCCCAATCCCAACTCACCAAGGTTTAAGTTCTAGATTTGACACTGGTGTTTGCATTTTTTTTCTGAAATTATTATTTCAGGCTTTCCGGCAAGGTGCGtttagtgggaggagacgttcacGTCGACTACGAAGACGTCGGTGATGACTTCGTCGGTTTTATAATGATGTACCGGTTCAATATCGCAAATATGCTCAGAGCATCTACAACCAGCCGGATGTCTCAAATCGGTCTCAAACACCCGGGCAAGGGGACCTAAATTTTTTTGGAGTTGTAGTCACATTGTTTGTAAACATGGACATTTTTTCCAGAATTTTTTGGGACACTTAAAATTGATTTATTTGAAGTTGGAGCATGGGGAGCACCCCAAGGATGGGAATACTCGATATTTCCCTGGCAAGGGGAAGATGTGCACGCATGTTCTACCTTTTTGTTTGAACATCAGTAAAGGCGCAAGAGCTCATACATACGTACATACACTCACTTCTATGAACGCACACTCTACCTTTATGAGCATCTCCGAGAGACTGAGTCGGCAtgtcatcttgaaatttacgaagtcatcGTAGGCGTCTCGTGGTCGACGGGAACATCTTCTCCCACTGAAAGCTCATCGCcagaaatcctgaaataaatccaggaataatgcgagcaccaggacttgAACCCCCTGGTGGactggggataccactgtccctTTAACCATCCAGCCACAGGTTGATTCGCCATTCTACCTCTTGTGTGTCATTGTGTCGGGCGCATTTCTCTTTCATGTTTGTTGTTACCATTTTTTTTGCAAATCACGCTTGCTATTAATACTGACGACCGATTTTCTTTTCTTTAGTTTAGTCCTTTTTTTGCCACTGCTGGCCATCACGTCCTCGATGAAGACGAGGAAATAGATTAACCCGAGCAGATGGAGGGCCCTAGATTAGACAGGTGCTCGAGATGCGAACCAACCAATGGTCAGATGGTTGGGAGTACAGCCaccaacactactaggaaaaggcctactaatggcgcatctaatttggccattaatggtgcattagtggtgcgccattagtaccacgccattagtatattttactaatggcgcaccactggtgcgccattagtatttggtatactaatggcgcacctcggatgcgccattagtatatacagcagtgcgccattagtatgcctcccagggggccatgtatacccaggtgctttggcatactaatggcgcacaacaacaagatgcgccattagtaagttcggcatactaatggcgcactgtttagtgatgcgtcattagtatcctttggcatactaatggcgcactatgatgtgatgcgccattagtatgaatattagggttttttttatttttttattttctgttttttgcacaggttacaaaatgtataattggacaaaatatagacagcacacatcaacaacagattcatcgaataaaatagaagattagtctctgaatacaattcatcattttagtctccgaatacaattcatcatattagtctccgaattgaaaagaccaaacaaagatagaacattatattacaagtctcgagaccgcgagtttgtcttgacattacaagtcgatatcgatcatctaaactaccatcacatagaagagagctgcggtcatcacaatgagcatcatcacgatgaaactcgtcttcatccggttcctccaacgctccctcccctctcccgctagatagcgggcgtatctagattcggcctcggccctagtgttgtaccctttgtaactgttaccgctgaatcggtgaacctgtctccgacactcctcccagtcgttgtagactccgggaaccttacccttgtacacgacataccacggcatcgctatgcaatagtcaaacgaaacgttagtaccaattcacagacaatacataagcaatatataagtatgcaacagaacgatcggaagagaaaagcaaaacattaatagcatcgattacatctaagttgaacgactctcgaaaccaaagagacatactacaagttcattaaagtttaattacaacatgagccaatcgatgtttcagaactagacacaacATCACTgttttcgactcgactcaagggaccggagcgtggatgaagccgccgtctatcgtgggagtcatgaaacaacgggcgttgtcagcctgcatttgtaggattgtgtcgatgtcactgttggacggttgatttctaaggttgaactgccccgaggtacgaaggacatcttgatggatgatttccgcaaactccgactggatgcgaaagaattcttgtctgatgttcgcgtcctggattgccgacacgctcgcagcccaatctttgagtctactcggtagcagaagttgatgatggtcccgtacgatcgcccgcatgtgatggatggcgtagtaggcacccttctgaccgccagttggctgcttgacgcagcagaacgtcgtattgtgggagaacacgtgcttgccgtacttacgaataggcctggtgaaggtgcctccagatttgacgtagccggggagaacatcatcaagaaccttcttgaaatttgtgtagtctacgttcgactgacggtccgggtcgaaatatgtggccatggaatatttggggcttaggaggatgagcgtgcaacgtgtgtcactgcagaaaacacggaatgttaaaagaaaaacgatcgaaatctaagaattcatatgttacggggcggttgaggggaggacttactcgggaaagtaaggcatgAGGAaattatccttatcttggtttgccagaatgacgccttcgaggtaagaactcgcgacttgccggtccccatcactgcccaagatcttggcacgcatgtagaaggggtcgactatcacgatgtccggggtcttgtcgcgaatgatccgcatctccatactcagcgaaaatagccgaacgaaggtgtagtgcagcggatggaggttcaacatagcgtggatgtcatcaaaccgcaggacgatcgtacccccgatggagttatccacaaagcccttgccctctggcaccttggccgcgaaaaccgggtatgccacatccttctctctgagacgccgcttctccaaagaaagaacactgtcatgcagactccgcatagcaccggttgcagcatcgagcatatttctcggtagcatcggcctacccgccacatgcaccctcctcgagatatcctcaggtgaaggtggcccgtcctgagcacggatcgtactcggtgccggttggcccgcacccttgttagtctttcttttgcgtgccttcttcttctcctgtaatgggaccgagttctgctcacagaccgccttcttgagtgtgttggggctgataatatttcgcacctcgcctatctgaggctcggtgaagtcggcagctggaggcgtctcctgagagctgaacggcagacgacgcctgttgcaacttggcttctccgcggtaccagctagatcgcgcacgtcttttgttgggttgggttcttgagaaggaggccccacgaagtcgccaccgtacccatgatcggcaaagtactgatcgacgttggcaaatgtatcgtcgtcatcgtcgttctgatcctgtgccatatgcatgtttggatccagt belongs to Triticum urartu cultivar G1812 chromosome 7, Tu2.1, whole genome shotgun sequence and includes:
- the LOC125523401 gene encoding premnaspirodiene oxygenase-like, whose amino-acid sequence is MDELYVQSLVLAAVAVALLQVLRVALNPVRERAPPGPWKLPVIGSMHHLMNVLPHHALRDLARAHGPLMMLQLGQTPLLVVSSRETARLVLRTHDANFATRPKILAAEIVTYQSSDILFSPSGDYWRKLRQLCAAEILGPKRVLSFRHIREDEMRMRVDEIRQAGPSKPVNLSVMFHGLTNSIIARAAFGRTPKKSPEFLAAVTSGVRLASGFDIPDLFPEWTAVLAALTGMKRRLQGVHRTVDAFLEEMINERNAARADKMKVGGTEKVDENLIDVLIGLQEGGGLGFELDNSRIKAVILDMFAAGTGTAGSSMEWGMSELMRNPLVMKKLQGQIREAFKGKSVVTEADLQESNLRYLKLVIKEALRLHPPGPLLVPRESIGSCELQGYTVPAKSRVVINVWAIGRDPAYWKDAEEFQPERFEDGAVDFTGNNFEFVPFGAGRRMCPGINYALAVMELALVGLLYHFDWSLPEGVSEVDMEEARGLGVRRRTPLMLIATPFVPAALA